One part of the Pandoraea faecigallinarum genome encodes these proteins:
- the pcaG gene encoding protocatechuate 3,4-dioxygenase subunit alpha — protein MSHTPDLKQTPSQTVGPYFAYGLSPEQYLYDFKSAFTPVAASDRAEGEHIRLIGQVLDGAGHPVNDALIEIVQADAHGRYVETAEDIERTGFAGAARCGTGTDAENRFIIETVKPGAAAPGDAPRIDVILTMRGLLNHLFTRIYFDDEAAANAADPVLQQVPAERRHTLIARREVSGARVSYRFDIRMQGDEETVFLDL, from the coding sequence ATGTCCCACACTCCCGATCTCAAGCAAACGCCGTCGCAGACCGTCGGACCGTACTTCGCCTACGGCCTGTCGCCGGAGCAGTACCTGTACGACTTCAAGAGCGCATTCACGCCGGTGGCCGCCTCCGATCGCGCCGAAGGCGAGCATATCCGGCTGATCGGCCAGGTGCTCGACGGTGCCGGCCACCCGGTCAACGACGCGCTCATCGAAATCGTGCAGGCCGACGCGCATGGCCGCTATGTCGAAACGGCCGAGGACATCGAGCGCACCGGCTTTGCGGGCGCGGCCCGATGTGGCACGGGCACCGACGCCGAGAACCGCTTTATTATCGAGACGGTCAAGCCGGGCGCGGCTGCGCCGGGCGATGCACCCCGCATCGATGTCATTCTGACGATGCGGGGCTTGCTCAATCACCTGTTTACGCGTATCTATTTCGACGACGAGGCAGCGGCCAATGCGGCGGATCCTGTGCTGCAACAAGTGCCGGCCGAGCGTCGCCACACGCTGATCGCGCGCCGCGAGGTGAGCGGCGCTCGCGTGTCGTACCGGTTCGACATCCGCATGCAGGGCGACGAGGAGACGGTATTCCTCGATCTCTGA
- a CDS encoding p-hydroxycinnamoyl CoA hydratase/lyase → MNAYEGRWKTIDVKVEGGIGWVTFNRPEKRNAMSPTLNTEMNQVLDALELDADAKVVVLTGAGAAWTAGMDLKEYFREIDGGPEIVQERIRRDASDWQWRRLRMYGKPTIAMVNGWCFGGGFSPLVACDLAIAADDAVFGLSEINWGIPPGNLVSKAMADTVGHRRALHYIMTGDTFTGREAADMGLVNQSVPLAQLREATLALAAKLLEKNPVVLRAAKHGFKRSRELTWEQCEDYLYAKLDQAQLRDPEHGREQGLKQFLDEKSIKPGLQAYKR, encoded by the coding sequence ATGAATGCATACGAAGGACGCTGGAAGACGATCGACGTGAAGGTGGAGGGCGGTATTGGGTGGGTCACCTTCAATCGCCCGGAAAAGCGCAACGCGATGAGCCCGACGCTGAACACCGAAATGAATCAGGTGCTCGACGCGCTCGAACTCGATGCCGACGCCAAGGTTGTCGTGCTCACCGGTGCGGGCGCCGCATGGACTGCCGGCATGGACCTGAAGGAGTACTTCCGCGAGATCGACGGCGGTCCGGAAATCGTGCAGGAACGCATCCGCCGCGACGCCTCCGACTGGCAATGGCGCCGCCTGCGCATGTACGGCAAGCCGACCATCGCCATGGTCAACGGCTGGTGCTTCGGCGGTGGCTTCTCGCCGCTGGTGGCCTGCGATCTGGCGATTGCCGCCGACGACGCGGTCTTCGGCCTGTCGGAAATCAACTGGGGCATTCCGCCGGGCAATCTCGTGAGCAAGGCGATGGCGGATACGGTCGGTCACCGTCGCGCACTGCACTACATCATGACGGGCGACACCTTCACCGGCCGGGAAGCGGCGGACATGGGCCTGGTCAATCAAAGCGTGCCGCTTGCCCAACTGCGCGAGGCTACGCTGGCGCTTGCCGCCAAGCTGCTGGAAAAGAATCCGGTGGTGTTGCGTGCCGCCAAGCATGGCTTCAAGCGCTCGCGCGAACTCACGTGGGAGCAATGCGAAGATTACCTGTATGCCAAGCTCGATCAGGCACAACTGCGCGACCCTGAGCATGGCCGCGAACAGGGTCTCAAGCAGTTCCTCGACGAAAAGTCGATCAAGCCGGGCCTGCAAGCCTACAAGCGCTGA
- a CDS encoding aldehyde dehydrogenase, translated as MHEVQMLIGGQWRDARGGATFERTDPVTGEIATRAPAATPADADAAVEAAQAAFPAWAALSPTARRQRLLAAAERMDARAAEFIAIGAAETGAMANWYGFNVMLAANMLREAAAMTTQIDGSVIPSDVPGSLAMAVRSPVGVVLGIAPWNAPVILATRALAMPLACGNTVVLKASEQCPGVHALIGACLHEAGLGDGVVNVVTNAPEDAGEIVARLIAHPAVRRVNFTGSTHVGRIVARLAAEHLKPALLELGGKAPVLVLDDADLDAAVDGVAFGAFFNQGQICMSTERVIVDARIAEAFVERLTAKAAKLRAGSPTSPESVLGAMVSAQAASRVAALVEDAREHGARLPLGNRVEGAIMQATIVDGVTPAMRLYREESFGPVVTIQRVSGDDEAIRVANDSEFGLSAAIFSRDVPRALQLARRIESGICHINGPTVHDEAQMPFGGVKASGYGRFGSKASIGEFTELRWITVQTTPRHYPI; from the coding sequence ATGCATGAAGTGCAGATGCTGATCGGCGGCCAGTGGCGCGACGCACGGGGAGGCGCAACGTTCGAGCGCACCGATCCCGTGACGGGCGAAATTGCAACGCGTGCACCGGCGGCAACGCCGGCCGATGCCGACGCAGCCGTGGAAGCCGCGCAGGCCGCGTTTCCCGCATGGGCGGCGCTCTCGCCGACCGCCCGCCGTCAGCGTTTGCTTGCGGCGGCAGAGCGCATGGATGCGCGTGCGGCGGAGTTCATCGCCATCGGGGCGGCCGAGACCGGGGCGATGGCGAACTGGTATGGCTTTAACGTCATGCTCGCGGCGAACATGCTGCGCGAAGCGGCGGCCATGACCACGCAGATCGACGGCAGCGTGATCCCGAGCGACGTGCCCGGCAGTCTCGCGATGGCCGTACGTTCGCCCGTCGGTGTGGTGCTCGGCATCGCGCCGTGGAATGCGCCGGTGATCCTCGCCACGCGCGCGCTCGCCATGCCGCTTGCCTGCGGCAATACGGTGGTGCTCAAGGCGTCGGAGCAATGTCCCGGCGTGCACGCGCTCATTGGTGCATGTCTGCACGAAGCCGGGCTGGGCGACGGCGTCGTGAACGTCGTGACGAATGCGCCGGAGGATGCCGGCGAGATCGTTGCGCGACTCATCGCGCATCCGGCCGTGCGGCGCGTGAACTTCACCGGCTCGACCCATGTCGGGCGCATCGTCGCGCGTTTGGCCGCCGAGCATCTCAAGCCCGCGCTGCTGGAATTGGGTGGCAAGGCGCCGGTGCTGGTGCTCGACGACGCCGACCTCGATGCCGCGGTCGATGGCGTGGCTTTCGGCGCGTTCTTCAATCAGGGGCAGATTTGCATGTCGACGGAGCGGGTCATCGTCGACGCGCGCATCGCCGAGGCGTTCGTGGAGAGGCTTACGGCCAAGGCAGCGAAGCTCCGCGCCGGATCGCCCACCTCACCCGAGAGCGTGCTGGGCGCGATGGTCAGCGCGCAAGCGGCGTCGCGCGTGGCGGCGCTGGTCGAGGACGCTCGCGAGCATGGTGCGCGCTTGCCGCTCGGCAATCGTGTCGAAGGCGCGATCATGCAGGCGACGATCGTCGATGGCGTGACACCCGCGATGCGGCTGTATCGCGAGGAATCGTTCGGCCCTGTCGTGACGATCCAGCGCGTGAGCGGCGACGACGAAGCCATACGTGTTGCGAACGACAGCGAATTCGGTCTGTCCGCCGCGATCTTCAGCCGCGACGTGCCGCGCGCATTGCAATTGGCCCGGCGTATCGAGTCGGGCATCTGCCACATCAACGGGCCGACGGTGCATGACGAGGCGCAGATGCCGTTCGGCGGCGTGAAGGCCAGCGGCTACGGACGCTTCGGCAGCAAGGCGTCGATCGGCGAGTTCACCGAACTGCGCTGGATTACCGTGCAGACCACGCCGCGCCACTACCCGATCTGA
- a CDS encoding acyl-CoA dehydrogenase family protein, producing the protein MGHPELRAAAEDIAFVFDTLGVGDALTRLAPYRDFDTATFVQVVDEAARFSREVLAPLNAAGDREGCTFHDGQVRTPAGFADAYGRYRDAGWPSLPCEPSLGGQGLPLAVQIAVQELTAGANLAWTMYPGILHGAYECIHRFGSEALRDAWLGPLVSGEWLATMCLTEPGAGSDLGQIRTRAEWVDASDATARVTGEKIFISGGDQDLTPNILHLVLARTPDASAGSGGLSLFLVPKVLANGERNAVYCTGIEHKMGIRGSATCSMAFEGATGYLVGAPHRGLEAMFAMMNSARLHVGASAVGLAQSACELATQHAHTRVQSRVPGTQAGTPIAGHPAVWRLLEGQRVAVEGARLLLYRAALAIDEGHHADTPDARDRAEALAALLTPIVKAMLTAQAFQGASDALQVFGGYGYVEETGISQFVRDARIPMIYEGTNEIQAIDLLMRKIVRDEGAALGQWLTWVRARVNEAKALDALHGFADALTCLDDWMALTPSLVALARTSPRAALCVAGDVMQAVHGLSMAGLWAHAAHAVHSVHGVQAMQGDGAGSGKLRAARHWLRYELPQTRRAITIVAAQINDPETAQ; encoded by the coding sequence ATGGGGCATCCGGAATTGCGCGCAGCGGCCGAGGATATTGCGTTCGTGTTCGACACGCTCGGCGTGGGCGACGCTCTGACACGTCTTGCGCCATATCGCGACTTCGACACGGCGACGTTCGTCCAGGTGGTCGACGAAGCGGCGCGTTTCTCGCGCGAGGTGCTCGCGCCGCTGAACGCCGCCGGCGACCGCGAGGGGTGCACGTTTCACGACGGCCAAGTGCGAACGCCAGCGGGCTTCGCCGACGCCTACGGCCGGTATCGCGATGCCGGCTGGCCGTCGCTGCCTTGCGAGCCGTCGCTGGGCGGGCAGGGACTGCCGCTCGCCGTGCAGATCGCCGTTCAGGAACTGACAGCCGGCGCGAATCTCGCATGGACGATGTATCCCGGCATTCTGCACGGGGCATACGAGTGCATCCACCGCTTCGGCAGCGAAGCGCTGCGAGACGCGTGGCTCGGTCCGCTGGTGAGCGGCGAATGGCTCGCCACGATGTGCCTGACCGAGCCGGGCGCGGGCAGCGATCTCGGCCAGATTCGCACGCGCGCCGAATGGGTCGATGCGAGCGACGCAACCGCGCGCGTGACCGGCGAGAAAATCTTCATCTCGGGCGGCGATCAGGATCTGACACCGAACATCCTCCATCTCGTTCTGGCGCGCACGCCCGATGCAAGCGCGGGCAGCGGCGGCCTGTCGCTCTTTCTCGTGCCCAAGGTGCTCGCGAACGGCGAGCGCAACGCGGTCTATTGCACCGGTATCGAACACAAGATGGGGATTCGCGGCAGTGCGACCTGCTCCATGGCTTTCGAAGGGGCGACGGGGTATCTCGTCGGGGCGCCGCATCGCGGCCTGGAAGCAATGTTCGCGATGATGAATTCGGCCCGGCTCCATGTGGGAGCGTCGGCCGTGGGGCTGGCGCAAAGCGCGTGCGAGCTGGCAACGCAGCACGCGCACACGCGTGTCCAGTCACGCGTGCCCGGCACGCAGGCGGGCACGCCTATTGCGGGGCACCCGGCGGTTTGGCGTTTGCTCGAAGGGCAGCGTGTCGCGGTGGAGGGGGCGCGCTTGCTGCTGTATCGCGCCGCGCTAGCCATCGACGAAGGGCATCACGCCGATACCCCGGACGCCCGGGATCGCGCCGAAGCGCTGGCCGCCCTGCTAACGCCCATCGTCAAAGCGATGCTGACGGCGCAGGCGTTTCAGGGCGCGAGCGATGCGCTGCAAGTCTTCGGCGGCTACGGCTACGTCGAGGAAACCGGTATTTCGCAGTTTGTGCGCGACGCCCGCATTCCGATGATCTACGAGGGCACGAACGAGATTCAGGCCATTGACCTGCTCATGCGCAAGATCGTCAGGGACGAAGGCGCCGCGCTGGGGCAATGGCTGACGTGGGTGAGGGCGCGGGTGAACGAGGCGAAGGCGCTCGACGCGCTGCACGGATTCGCCGACGCTCTCACATGCCTGGACGACTGGATGGCGCTCACGCCGTCGCTCGTCGCGCTCGCGCGCACCTCGCCGCGCGCGGCGTTGTGTGTCGCGGGGGACGTGATGCAGGCTGTGCACGGCCTGTCGATGGCGGGGCTCTGGGCCCATGCGGCGCACGCGGTGCACTCGGTGCATGGCGTGCAAGCGATGCAGGGCGACGGCGCGGGCAGCGGCAAGCTCCGCGCTGCGCGTCACTGGCTGAGGTACGAACTGCCCCAAACGCGTCGCGCCATCACGATCGTCGCCGCACAAATCAACGATCCGGAGACGGCCCAATGA
- the pcaQ gene encoding pca operon transcription factor PcaQ, which produces MERHLLDGRIKLRHLQCLLAVAQHGSLQRAAQALSITQPAVSKTIAELEGLLGVHLFDRGRNGARPTAQAELFLRHAGASVSALRQGIDVLSRAVGQTGGVIEIAVLPTLAAAMMPGVLEAFRREWPGIVVQVHTGANQQLLTQLKSGQVALALGRMSDPEGMAGLTFEHLCATPLCVVVRPGHPLVQQRSVSMADIVNYHVALPPHGTILRHTADSFLRAHGVGTLNDYSELLSMSLARAMTLRDDIVWIASEITVQDDLADGALCALPFATKGTEESIGILWRNDTVPTPPEQTLISAMREAARVRYGGPGVH; this is translated from the coding sequence ATGGAAAGACACCTACTCGACGGACGGATCAAACTGCGCCATCTGCAATGTCTGCTGGCGGTCGCCCAGCACGGCAGCTTGCAGCGCGCAGCCCAAGCGCTGTCCATTACCCAGCCGGCGGTAAGCAAGACGATTGCCGAGCTTGAGGGCCTGCTGGGCGTGCACCTGTTCGACCGGGGCCGCAATGGCGCCCGGCCCACGGCGCAGGCCGAACTGTTCCTGCGCCACGCTGGCGCAAGCGTGAGCGCACTGCGTCAGGGCATCGACGTGCTGTCCCGCGCGGTCGGCCAGACCGGCGGCGTGATTGAGATCGCGGTACTTCCCACGCTGGCCGCGGCAATGATGCCCGGCGTTCTCGAAGCCTTTCGACGCGAATGGCCCGGCATCGTCGTGCAGGTGCACACCGGCGCGAATCAGCAACTGCTCACACAACTGAAATCGGGGCAGGTCGCACTGGCGCTGGGCCGGATGTCCGACCCCGAAGGCATGGCCGGCCTCACCTTCGAGCATCTGTGTGCAACGCCGCTGTGCGTGGTCGTGCGCCCCGGGCATCCGCTCGTGCAGCAGCGCAGCGTGTCGATGGCCGACATCGTGAACTATCACGTGGCGTTGCCGCCGCACGGCACGATCCTGCGTCACACGGCGGACAGCTTTCTGCGCGCGCACGGCGTCGGCACGCTCAACGACTATTCCGAACTGCTGTCGATGTCGCTCGCACGCGCCATGACGCTGCGCGACGATATCGTATGGATCGCCTCGGAGATCACCGTGCAGGACGATCTCGCCGACGGCGCGCTGTGCGCCCTGCCCTTCGCGACGAAAGGCACCGAGGAGTCCATCGGCATTCTGTGGCGCAACGACACGGTGCCCACACCGCCGGAGCAGACCCTCATCAGCGCCATGCGCGAAGCTGCACGGGTGCGCTACGGCGGGCCCGGCGTCCATTGA
- a CDS encoding feruloyl-CoA synthase, protein MAGHRYRHVAIGNPGVEVLREGEFWYLRSRETLGDFPERLTDRLVSGAARHPERLLVARRGTHGAWIGITYAQMLLRVRAIAQALRDRGLSPERPLAILSGNDLEHFQLGLAAMYAGVPFAPISPAYSIVSTDYGKLRHTLGLLRPGLVYASDAAAYGRAMDAVLDAGVIRVTAGGENGTLAFDALLDTVPRNIDATHAQVSGDTIAKILFTSGSTRLPKAVPTTQRMLCSNQQMLLQTFPTFGEAPPVLVDWLPWNHTYGGSHNVGIALYNGGTLYIDDGKPVAGKFEETLRNLREISPTVYFNVPKGWEDLAIALESDAALRERFFAKVNLYFFGGAGLSQAAWDRLERVTETHCGERIRIMSGLGMTETSPSCMFTTGPVMRAGYIGLPAPGCEVKLAPVGGKLEVRFRGPNVMAGYWRHESTDPVFDEEGYYRTGDAATFVDPHHPEAGLQFDGRITEDFKLSSGTFVSVGPLRARVISEGAPYVQDAVVTGINRDDIGLMIFPRVDDCRRLSGLPKEAPLTDVLASPPVREVFASLLAKLNANASGSATSVARLLLLDTPPSLDRGEVTDKGSINQRAVQDHRAALVDMLHGASEGDARVILAPARR, encoded by the coding sequence ATGGCCGGGCATCGCTATCGCCACGTCGCCATCGGCAATCCTGGCGTCGAAGTGCTGCGCGAGGGCGAGTTCTGGTATCTGCGCTCGCGCGAGACGCTCGGCGACTTCCCCGAGCGCCTGACGGACCGGCTCGTCTCGGGGGCCGCCAGGCATCCCGAGCGCCTGCTCGTGGCGCGTCGCGGCACGCACGGCGCATGGATCGGCATTACCTACGCACAGATGCTGCTGCGCGTGCGCGCCATTGCTCAGGCGCTGCGCGATCGCGGTCTGTCGCCGGAGCGGCCGCTGGCGATTCTCTCCGGCAACGACCTCGAACACTTCCAGCTCGGGCTGGCCGCGATGTATGCCGGTGTGCCGTTCGCCCCGATTTCGCCCGCGTATTCCATCGTGTCGACGGATTACGGCAAGCTGCGCCATACGCTCGGGCTGCTGCGCCCGGGTCTCGTCTACGCCAGCGACGCCGCCGCGTACGGCCGTGCGATGGACGCTGTGCTCGATGCCGGCGTAATTCGTGTGACGGCTGGCGGCGAGAACGGCACGCTGGCCTTCGACGCGTTGCTCGACACGGTTCCCCGCAACATCGACGCCACGCATGCGCAGGTGAGTGGCGACACCATCGCCAAGATCCTGTTCACGTCCGGTTCGACGCGTTTGCCCAAAGCGGTGCCGACCACACAGCGCATGCTGTGCAGCAACCAGCAGATGCTGCTGCAGACCTTTCCGACGTTCGGTGAGGCGCCGCCCGTACTCGTCGACTGGTTGCCATGGAATCACACGTATGGCGGCAGTCACAACGTGGGCATCGCGCTCTATAACGGCGGCACGCTGTACATCGACGACGGCAAGCCCGTGGCGGGCAAGTTCGAAGAGACGCTGCGCAACCTGCGTGAGATTTCGCCCACCGTGTACTTCAACGTGCCCAAAGGCTGGGAAGATCTCGCCATCGCACTGGAGAGCGACGCCGCGTTGCGCGAGCGCTTCTTCGCGAAAGTGAACCTCTACTTCTTCGGTGGCGCGGGGCTGTCGCAGGCGGCGTGGGACCGGCTGGAGCGCGTGACGGAAACGCATTGCGGCGAGCGGATTCGCATCATGTCCGGGCTGGGCATGACGGAGACCTCGCCGAGCTGCATGTTCACCACGGGGCCGGTCATGCGGGCGGGCTACATCGGCCTGCCCGCCCCGGGCTGCGAGGTGAAGCTCGCGCCGGTCGGCGGCAAGCTCGAAGTGCGCTTTCGCGGCCCGAACGTCATGGCGGGGTACTGGCGACATGAATCGACCGACCCGGTGTTCGACGAAGAGGGTTATTACCGCACGGGCGACGCCGCGACGTTCGTCGATCCGCACCATCCCGAGGCGGGTCTGCAATTCGACGGACGCATCACGGAAGACTTCAAACTGAGTTCCGGGACGTTCGTCAGCGTGGGGCCGCTGCGCGCGCGCGTGATCTCGGAAGGGGCGCCATACGTGCAGGACGCCGTCGTTACCGGGATCAATCGCGACGACATCGGACTGATGATCTTTCCGCGCGTGGACGATTGCCGCCGGTTGAGCGGCTTGCCGAAAGAGGCCCCACTGACCGACGTGCTGGCCTCGCCGCCGGTGCGCGAGGTGTTCGCGTCGCTGCTGGCGAAACTCAACGCCAATGCCAGCGGCAGCGCCACGAGCGTGGCGCGGCTGTTGCTGCTCGACACGCCGCCGTCGCTCGACCGGGGCGAAGTCACCGACAAGGGATCGATCAACCAGCGTGCGGTGCAGGACCATCGGGCGGCCCTCGTCGACATGCTGCATGGCGCAAGCGAAGGCGACGCACGCGTGATCCTCGCACCGGCGAGGCGCTGA
- a CDS encoding porin, producing MAFRISRPMQMALVAAAGLAACGVASAQSNVTLYGIVDTGIEYVSHASANGAVVRMPGVTGELPSRWGLRGTEDLGGGLAAIFQLESGFNIRGGDLGQGGRLFGRQAFVGVKGPYGTLSFGRQYTMTYYALLGSDVLGPDIYGMGSFDAYIPNARTDNSVTYQVGWQGLTFGAGYSFGRDSAGTGNSPGQGTCAGQVPGQSVQCRDWSVMLKYDASNFGVAASYEEQRGGTNAAANFFDGLAPAAFASSGDKDTRTTLGAYYKYGAFKVGGGWLGRHVSTSAVNTHSNLFYLGAAYNVTPAWLVDGEVYRIINSDHNTRGTMTTLRATYSLSVRTAVYAQAAYLFNSAHAAYSVSGGGGGTTPPTGEGQAGVMLGMRHTF from the coding sequence TTTCGTATTTCTCGCCCCATGCAGATGGCGCTCGTGGCCGCGGCAGGACTCGCGGCATGCGGCGTCGCCAGCGCGCAATCGAACGTCACGCTGTACGGCATCGTCGATACCGGTATCGAGTACGTTTCGCACGCGAGCGCGAATGGCGCGGTCGTTCGCATGCCCGGCGTGACCGGTGAACTGCCCTCGCGCTGGGGGTTGCGTGGTACGGAAGATCTCGGGGGCGGTCTGGCCGCCATCTTCCAGCTGGAGAGCGGCTTCAACATCCGTGGCGGCGACCTCGGGCAGGGCGGGCGTCTGTTCGGCCGCCAGGCGTTCGTCGGCGTGAAGGGACCTTACGGCACGCTGTCGTTCGGCCGCCAGTACACCATGACGTATTACGCCCTGCTGGGATCCGATGTCCTCGGCCCCGATATCTACGGCATGGGCTCGTTCGATGCCTACATTCCCAACGCCCGCACGGACAACTCGGTGACGTATCAGGTGGGCTGGCAGGGCCTGACCTTCGGTGCGGGCTACTCGTTCGGACGCGACTCGGCCGGCACGGGCAATTCGCCGGGACAAGGCACCTGCGCCGGGCAAGTGCCGGGCCAATCGGTGCAATGCCGCGACTGGTCGGTCATGCTCAAGTACGACGCCAGCAACTTCGGCGTGGCAGCGTCGTACGAAGAGCAGCGCGGCGGCACCAACGCGGCGGCCAACTTCTTCGACGGACTGGCCCCCGCGGCATTCGCCAGCAGCGGCGACAAGGACACCCGTACGACCCTCGGGGCGTATTACAAGTACGGTGCATTCAAGGTCGGGGGTGGCTGGCTTGGCCGCCATGTGTCGACGTCTGCCGTCAACACGCATTCGAACCTGTTCTATCTCGGCGCGGCGTACAACGTCACGCCTGCATGGCTCGTCGACGGTGAGGTCTATCGCATCATCAACAGCGACCACAACACGCGCGGCACCATGACCACGCTGCGCGCCACGTACTCGCTCTCCGTGCGCACGGCCGTCTACGCGCAAGCCGCTTACCTCTTCAACAGCGCGCATGCGGCGTATTCGGTCAGCGGCGGTGGCGGCGGCACTACGCCGCCCACCGGCGAAGGCCAGGCCGGCGTCATGCTCGGCATGCGCCACACGTTCTGA
- the pcaH gene encoding protocatechuate 3,4-dioxygenase subunit beta, which translates to MSKTTTVLRPRDWDSHPKLIDSGYKSTALRGPKQWLVPVKQNLADLRSPVYGNGIIGALDGDLTRNAVRNGEPLGERMIVTGRVLDEGGRPVPNTLVELWQANACGRYVHKVDQHDAPLDPNFLGAGRALTDAEGRYKFLTIKPGAYPWKNHHNAWRPQHLHFSVFGHYFATRLVTQMYFPGDPLLAYDPIFQATPAQARERLIARFSMDITEPEYALGYEFDIVLRGADQTPMES; encoded by the coding sequence ATGTCGAAGACGACGACCGTCCTGCGCCCCCGCGACTGGGATTCCCATCCCAAACTCATCGACAGCGGGTACAAGTCCACGGCGCTGCGCGGCCCCAAACAATGGCTCGTGCCCGTCAAGCAGAACCTCGCGGATCTGCGCTCGCCCGTCTACGGAAACGGCATCATCGGCGCTCTCGACGGCGATCTGACGCGCAATGCGGTGCGCAACGGCGAACCGCTGGGCGAGCGCATGATCGTGACGGGGCGCGTGCTCGACGAAGGCGGCCGTCCGGTGCCGAACACGCTCGTGGAACTCTGGCAAGCCAACGCGTGCGGACGCTACGTTCACAAGGTCGATCAGCACGACGCGCCGCTCGATCCCAACTTCCTCGGTGCGGGCCGCGCGCTCACCGATGCCGAAGGGCGCTACAAATTCCTGACGATCAAGCCGGGCGCGTATCCGTGGAAGAACCACCACAACGCGTGGCGTCCACAGCATTTGCACTTCTCGGTGTTCGGTCATTACTTCGCGACCCGTCTGGTCACGCAGATGTATTTCCCGGGCGACCCGCTGCTCGCCTACGATCCGATCTTCCAGGCCACGCCGGCACAGGCGCGCGAGCGTCTGATCGCGCGCTTCTCGATGGATATCACCGAGCCGGAATACGCACTGGGTTACGAATTCGACATCGTCTTGCGCGGTGCCGACCAAACGCCGATGGAGTCCTGA
- a CDS encoding amidohydrolase family protein: MNLDKLVAIDTHVHAEVSCCQPPDLFGKAFDDAADKYFGTVLKQNRRPTIPETIAHYRERNIGFVMFTVDCEANIGRRRIPNEEIAGFAQENADIMIAFASIDPHKGRMGVREARRLVEAFGVRGFKFHPTMQGFFANDRMAYPMYELIAEFGLTAVFHSGHSGIGSGMPGGGGLRLKYSEPIHLDDVATDFPGMNIVIAHPSWPWQSQALSIALHKPNVYIDLSGWSPKYFAPELIQYANSLLREKMLFGSDFPLIAPDRWLKDFETAGFRDEVKPLLLRDNAVRMLGLAPAAADVAASAPIAPASPIVAA; the protein is encoded by the coding sequence ATGAATCTCGACAAACTCGTCGCGATCGATACGCATGTGCACGCCGAGGTGTCGTGCTGTCAGCCGCCCGATCTGTTCGGCAAGGCCTTCGACGATGCCGCGGACAAGTACTTCGGCACGGTGCTCAAACAGAACCGCCGTCCGACGATCCCCGAGACCATCGCCCATTACCGCGAACGCAACATCGGATTCGTCATGTTCACGGTGGACTGCGAGGCGAACATCGGCCGCCGGCGGATTCCCAACGAAGAGATTGCGGGCTTTGCGCAGGAGAATGCGGATATCATGATCGCGTTCGCGAGCATCGATCCGCACAAGGGGCGCATGGGGGTACGCGAGGCGCGGCGGCTGGTCGAAGCGTTCGGCGTGCGCGGCTTCAAGTTTCACCCGACGATGCAGGGCTTCTTCGCCAACGATCGCATGGCATATCCCATGTACGAACTCATTGCCGAGTTCGGGCTCACGGCGGTATTTCACAGCGGACATTCGGGCATCGGTTCGGGCATGCCGGGCGGGGGCGGGCTGCGGTTGAAGTACTCGGAGCCGATCCATCTCGACGACGTGGCGACCGACTTTCCCGGCATGAACATCGTGATCGCGCATCCGTCCTGGCCATGGCAGTCGCAGGCGCTGTCCATCGCGCTGCACAAGCCGAACGTGTATATCGATCTGTCGGGCTGGTCGCCGAAGTACTTTGCGCCGGAGTTGATTCAGTACGCGAACTCGCTGCTGCGCGAGAAGATGCTGTTCGGCTCCGACTTTCCGCTCATTGCGCCGGATCGTTGGCTCAAGGACTTCGAGACGGCCGGGTTTCGCGACGAGGTGAAGCCGCTGCTGCTCAGGGACAACGCCGTGCGGATGCTCGGCCTCGCGCCGGCGGCAGCGGACGTTGCCGCCAGTGCACCCATTGCCCCTGCGTCCCCCATTGTCGCCGCCTGA